One Acidobacteriota bacterium genomic window, CAGGATGCAAAGGAAGCTCAGCGCCACGATCACCTTGAGGGACATCAGGCGTTCAATGCTGCGGTAGATGGTGCCGCCGAAGATCAGGGGGAGAAAGGCCAGCAGGAAAACGGCGTAGCCGAGCAGCTTGACCAGCCGCACCTCGGAGAGGGAGGTCCCCAGCAACTGAACGGTCCCGTCGCCCGGCAGGTGGCCCAGAAGGGCTGCGGCCAGAGGCACCGCGGCCGTGGCTGCCATGAAGGGCCAGATATTGCTGACATCCATCAGAAGATACCAGGCCGCCCAGACTTTCGGTCCGGGCCGGGTCCGCAGGAAACCCACGTAGACGGGTTCGCCGCAGTAGAGGGCGTATCGCATCACCTCCAGGTTGACGACGAGTTGACAGAGGATGCTGATGGTGGCCAGCCAGAGGATGGTGCCGCCGTACTGGCTGGCGACAGCCGGACCGAAGAGCCACTCCCCGGCGCCGATGGCAACCCCGGCCATCATCATGCCCGGACCGATCAAGGCCACCCAGCTACGCAATCCCATTGCCGGGGGAGCGGGGAGGTTGGCCATGGTCCAGCCCGGAAGTTTTCCGGCGGCCACGGTGGCGGTTCTTGCGGAAGGGGTATCGTTCATGAGGACAGGGAACCTCGCGTCCCGGTTCAGGGGTCAACTCAGGGCAACCGTTTTTCCCGTGCGGGCCGACTGATACAGAGCCAGCACGCTCCGGAGGAGGGCACGGCTGAGATCCAGCGAAACCACCGGGGCGGCACCGTCCAGGATGCAGGCCTCCATGGCCTTGACTTCCGCCTCGTAGGAGTCCACGGCCGGAATCCGGATCGTTTCCTGACCACGGTCGGTGCCGGTGAAGGTCAAGCGCCCTTCCTTGGGGGGATCGCCCGGCCAGTCCGCCCCCGACAGGTGGTCCATGACGGTCAGCATCCCCCGGGTGCCGATGATCTGGGCCCCGCGGCGAGGGGGCGACTGCATGCCGCAGGAGATTTGGGCCACCATCCTGTTTGGGAACCGCATCTGGGCGATCAGGGTGAGGTCCACGCCCGTAGGTCCGAGCGTCTGCTGCGCCCAGACCTCGCTAGGGGGTGTCCCGCCTGCCAGGGCGATGGCGAAGGCGTTGGGATAGACGCCTACGTCCCACAATCCCCCGCCGGCCAGCTCCGGTTGCAAACGGATGTTGCCGCGGTCTTCCGGCGGCAGACAGAAGGCATCCCAGCACGTCACCAACTCCACTTCGCCCAGGCGCCCCTCGGCCATGATCCGCTTGATGGTCCGAATCTGCGGATGATGAAGAAAGGAAAACGCCTCGAAGATGGTGACGCCGTTTTCCCGGGCGGCGGCTTCCACCGCTCGCAGGTCCTCCAGGGTGGTCACCAGAGGCTTTTCGCACAGGACGTGCTTGCCGGCCCGGGCGGCGCGAATGGTCCATTCGGCGTGCAGGGT contains:
- a CDS encoding Gfo/Idh/MocA family oxidoreductase codes for the protein MALVTDKVRWGLLSTAWINVAMVGPMQRSGRSRLAAVASRGLEKAEAYAAANRIPRAYGSYQELVEDPEIDAIYNPLPNTLHAEWTIRAARAGKHVLCEKPLVTTLEDLRAVEAAARENGVTIFEAFSFLHHPQIRTIKRIMAEGRLGEVELVTCWDAFCLPPEDRGNIRLQPELAGGGLWDVGVYPNAFAIALAGGTPPSEVWAQQTLGPTGVDLTLIAQMRFPNRMVAQISCGMQSPPRRGAQIIGTRGMLTVMDHLSGADWPGDPPKEGRLTFTGTDRGQETIRIPAVDSYEAEVKAMEACILDGAAPVVSLDLSRALLRSVLALYQSARTGKTVALS